A portion of the Platichthys flesus chromosome 7, fPlaFle2.1, whole genome shotgun sequence genome contains these proteins:
- the LOC133957037 gene encoding NUAK family SNF1-like kinase 1: MRLFTGNFSVTDRHFYSDPEVPAPDRCAQSAGRMGRREADSRGAMMTSDRSGLGCLQDAASRRHRAGEGSPRLGSQRPCSGEKTHRHPEMEAAGRAATASAPMEVKKHQHKHNLKHRYEVMQTLGQGTYGKVKKAVERSSLNTVAIKSIRKERITDDLDKIHIQREIEITSSLRHANIIRFHEVFESRDKIVIVMEYASRGELYDYIQERRRLAETEARSIFRQITSAVHYCHKNGVVHRDLKLENILLDQDFNVKLADFGLSNHFQRGTLLQTYCGSPLYAAPEIVKGLPYQGPEVDCWALGVLLYALVYSSMPFDGASHSMLTERISQGRYHRPSPPSDACALIDWLLTVSVDERATIEDVANHWWVNWGYEESVCDCPSSPHQECPSPLLARYIDWQNRVAAASNMAVDPGCLSSDSTCATQRSHHPFYLSLPLRSDRSGGRARGGMSSLRKSRKENAIPQTAQGACGGVCAAAALSALVSSTSTVERKKPKGILKPQRSFDSVFHSPPRDSSPSQLYNASPQPYRTHADVLSTSLPSPPTFSQPSSKMPKKGILKKLCGGESSYGSASGRRGSGAGVKENEAGDLCSYEKHSCLPASGESPTMHTEAVRRRKGILKRNGKFSRSLDLPDDHQSSPSVAPAMFPEVLQQLLRATGGAEGRRSRPSSVVSEDSVFSSDSFDLLDLSAQSRRRIFSRGTQRSSEEDLDQLRAETDRVEEGQKDRRKC; the protein is encoded by the exons ATGAGACTCTTTACGGGAAACTTCTCCGTCACTGACAGACACTTCTATTCGGACCCGGAGGTCCCAGCCCCGGACAGGTGCGCACAGAGCGCGGGTAGGATGGGCAGACGGGAGGCGGACAGCAGAGGCGCGATGATGACCAGCGACCGCTCCGGGCTCGGCTGTCTGCAGGACGCGGCATCCAGACGCCATCGAGCCGGCGAGGGGTCCCCGAGGCTCGGCAGCCAACGTCCCTGCAGCGGGGAGAAGACGCACAGGCACCCGGAGATGGAGGCGGCGGGCCGGGCAGCGACGGCCTCGGCGCCGATGGAAGTGAAGAAgcaccagcacaaacacaacttgaaGCACCGCTACGAGGTGATGCAGACTCTGGGCCAAGGCACCTACGGGAAAGTGAAGAAGGCGGTGGAGAGGAGCAGCCTGAACACG GTGGCGATCAAGTCCATCCGCAAGGAGCGCATCACAGACGACCTGGACAAAATCCACATCCAGAGGGAGATCGAGATCACCTCCTCGCTGAGACACGCCAACATCATACGCTTCCACGAGG TGTTCGAGAGCCGGGATAAGATCGTGATAGTGATGGAGTATGCCAGCAGAGGAGAGCTGTACGATTACATccaggagagaaggagactGGCAGAGACAGAAGCTAGAAGCATCTTCAGACAAATCACATCTGCTGTCCACTACTGCCACAAG AATGGTGTGGTGCATCGTGACCTCAAACTGGAGAACATCCTTTTAGATCAAGATTTCAATGTCAAG ctggctGACTTCGGCCTCTCCAATCACTTCCAGAGGGGCACTCTGCTGCAGACGTACTGTGGAAGTCCGCTCTACGCCGCCCCAGAGATAGTGAAAGGACTGCCGTACCAGGGGCCGGAG GTGGACTGCTGGGCGCTCGGGGTGCTGCTCTATGCCCTGGTGTACAGCAGCATGCCGTTTGATGGTGCGAGTCACTCCATGCTCACTGAGCGGATAAGCCAAGGTCGCTATCACAGACCCAGCCCCCCCTCAG ACGCCTGCGCTCTTATCGACTGGTTGTTGACAGTGAGCGTGGATGAGAGAGCCACGATAGAGGATGTGGCCAACCACTGGTGGGTGAACTGGGGTTatgaagagagtgtgtgtgactgcccTTCATCTCCGCACCAAGAATGTCCCTCCCCTCTGCTGGCTCGCTACATCGACTGGCAGAATCGGGTCGCTGCCGCCAGCAACATGGCGGTTGACCCCGGGTGCCTGTCCTCAGACTCCACCTGTGCAACCCAGCGCTCCCACCACCCGTTCTACCTGAGCTTACCTCTGAGGAGCGATCGTAGCGGAGGGCGGGCACGTGGGGGAATGTCCAGCCTCAGGAAGTCACGCAAGGAGAATGCCATTCCCCAGACGGCACAGGGAGCATGTGGtggtgtttgtgcagcagctgcccTCTCTGCTTTGGTTTCCTCCACTTCCACTGTTGAAAGAAAGAAACCCAAAGGTATTCTGAAACCCCAGAGGAGTTTTGACTCAGTCTTTCACAGCCCCCCTAGAGACAGCTCTCCCTCCCAGCTATACAACGCTTCTCCCCAGCCTTATCGAACACATGCTGACGTCCTATCCACCAGCCTGCCGTCCCCTCCAACATTCAGCCAGCCCTCATCTAAAATGCCCAAGAAGGGGATACTGAAGAAATTGTGTGGAGGGGAGTCAAGTTATGGCTCCGCCTCAGGAAGAAGAGGCTCCGGAGCAGGAGTTAAAGAGAATGAAGCTGGTGATTTGTGCTCTTATGAAAAGCACAGTTGTCTCCCAGCATCAGGGGAGAGTCCCACCATGCACACAGAGGCAGTAAGAAGAAGGAAAGGTATACTGAAACGTAATGGCAAGTTTTCCCGCAGTCTGGATCTCCCCGATGACCACCAGTCATCTCCATCTGTGGCCCCCGCGATGTTCCCCgaggttctgcagcagctgctccgtGCCACAGGGGGCGCCGAGGGCAGGCGTAGCCGCCCCTCCAGCGTGGTGAGCGAGGATAGCGTCTTCTCTTCCGATTCCTTCGACCTGCTGGATCTCAGCGCCCAGTCACGTCGCAGGATTTTCTCCCGGGGGACGCAGCGCAGCTCAGAGGAGGACCTGGATCAGCTGAGGGCTGAGACGGACAGGGTCGAagaaggacagaaggacagaaggAAATGCTGA
- the LOC133956918 gene encoding deoxynucleoside triphosphate triphosphohydrolase SAMHD1-like: MENQKRSFEAASFPDDSFKTPEKRAPGNPPADSDYTRWGVEETCRYLRAEGLREWENTFREQKITGVGLRYLDDARLQGIGVKLLGDRLRILHSTRKLWQIAAEPGKVFNDPIHGHVVLHPLLIRIIDTPQFQRLRNLKQLGGAYFVFPGASHNRFEHSIGVGHLAGQLVQALNDRQPELLISRRDILCVQIAGLCHDLGHGPFSHLFDRRFIPQARPGLNWKHEQASLDMFDYLVEDNKLKPVMEQHGLVLPEDLEFIKEQIAGPLGTNGADAKGWRYKGRPEAMSFLYEIVANKRNGIDVDKWDYFARDCYHLGIKNNFDYQRCLMFARVCEVDGQKQICTKNKEVGNLYDMFHTRNCLHRRAYQHSVCNIIEIMITEAFLKADPHIKIKGSGGKMFTLSTAIEDMEAYTKLTDHVFEQILHSSSKELEESRQILQDLVCRRLYKCLGRTKPREHLDDTPEAIKGWEKELAESTPQSVPDVPVVQDVKLQPDDFIVSVISLDYGMKKENPINKVRFYCKDDPTKAFKIREDQVSSLLPAQFNEQLIRVYCKKRDGKTVEVAKKHFVQWCNNKKSSTPTDADIIAPELTPMKPDKPNNNGCDDGGSSYNAVRQSEPKKAKRKL, encoded by the exons ATGGAGAACCAAAAACGATCGTTTGAGGCAGCGTCGTTCCCCGACGACAGCTTCAAAACGCCGGAGAAGAGAGCGCCCGGGAACCCGCCGGCTGACTCGGACTACACGCGATGGGGCGTGGAGGAAACGTGTCGGTACCTGCGGGCAGAGGGTCTGCGGGAGTGGGAGAACACGTTCAGAG AACAAAAAATAACTGGTGTGGGCCTGAGGTACCTCGATGACGCGCGGCTGCAGGGGATTGGAGTAAA GCTCCTCGGTGACCGTCTGCGGATCCTGCACAGTACCAGGAAGCTGTGGCAGATAGCGGCAGAGCCAGGCAAG GTCTTTAATGATCCGATCCACGGGCATGTGGTGTTGCACCCACTTCTCATCAGAATCATTGACACACCTCAATTCCAGAGACTGCGAAACCTCAAGCAGCTGGGAGGGGCCTACTTTGTCTTCCCCGGAGCGTCCCACAACCGCTTTGAACACAGCATCGG GGTTGGTCACTTGGCAGGACAACTTGTACAGGCTCTAAATGACAGGCAGCCAGAACTCCTCATCTCTCGGAGAGACATCCTCTGCGTGCAGATCGCTGGGCTCTGCCATGACCTGG GACATGGGCCGTTTTCCCATTTGTTTGATCGGAGGTTCATACCCCAAGCACGTCCTGGTCTAAACTGGAAG catgAGCAGGCCTCTTTGGACATGTTCGATTACCTGGTTGAGGACAACAAGTTGAAGCCGGTGATGGAGCAGCACGGCCTGGTGCTGCCTGAGGACCTGGAGTTCATCAAGGAGCAGATTGCTGGACCATTGGGCACTAATGGAGCTGATGCTAAGGGG TGGCGTTACAAAGGCCGCCCAGAGGCCATGTCCTTTCTCTATGAGATTGTTGCCAACAAAAGAAATGGCATTGATGTGGATAAGTGGGACTACTTTGCGAG GGACTGCTACCACCTGGGCATCAAGAACAACTTTGATTATCAGCGCTGCCTTATGTTCGCCAGGGTGTGTGAGGTGGACGGGCAGAAGCAAATCTGTAccaaaaacaaa GAGGTGGGCAATCTGTATGACATGTTCCACACAAGGAACTGCCTCCACAGAAGAGCCTACCAGCACAGTGTTTGCAACATCATAGAGATCAT GATCACTGAGGCTTTTCTAAAAGCAGATCCACACATCAAGATTAAAGGCTCAGGAGGGAAGATGTTCACTCTCTCCACGGCCATAGAGGACATGGAGGCCTACACCAAACTGACAG ATCATGTGTTTGAACAAATACTCCACTCGTCCtccaaggagctggaggaatCGCGGCAGATTCTACAAGACCTCGTCTGTCGACGCCTCTACAAGTGTCTGGGCCGAACCAAGCCAAGAGAACATCTGGATGACACcccg GAGGCGATTAAAGGCTGGGAAAAAGAATTGGCAGAGTCCACTCCTCAGAGTGTCCCGGATGTCCCGGTTGTCCAGGATGTCAAACTGCAGCCAGATGACTTTATAGTTAGC GTAATTTCTCTGGACTATGGGATGAAGAAGGAGAACCCCATCAACAAAGTGCGATTCTATTGCAAAGATGACCCAACTAAAGCCTTCAAGATACGCGAGGACCAG GTGTCAAGTCTGCTTCCAGCGCAGTTTAATGAGCAGCTGATCCGAGTCTACTGCAAGAAGAGGGATGGAAAGACTGTGGAGGTCGCCAAGAAGCATTTTGTTCAGTggtgcaacaacaaaaaatcctCAACGCCTACG gACGCAGACATCATAGCGCCGGAGCTGACCCCTATGAAACCCGACAAGCCGAACAACAATGGCTGTGACGATGGAGGGTCTAGTTACAACGCTGTTAGACAGAGTGAGCcgaaaaaagcaaaaagaaagcTTTAA